In Rhodothermus marinus DSM 4252, a single genomic region encodes these proteins:
- the rplO gene encoding 50S ribosomal protein L15, translated as MDLSRLKPAKGAVRERKRLGRGVGSGYGGHSSTRGTKGQKARTGQKIPAYFEGGQMPLVRRVPKRGFRNPFRTEYRVINVGDLARWIEAGRLSAEAPITPETLVAAGLARKRDRIKILGDGELSVALQISAHAFSASARQKIEAAGGTATVIA; from the coding sequence ATGGATCTGAGTCGACTGAAACCGGCAAAAGGAGCGGTCCGCGAACGCAAGCGCCTGGGACGTGGCGTGGGCTCCGGCTATGGTGGCCATAGCTCGACGCGCGGGACGAAAGGTCAGAAGGCGCGCACCGGCCAGAAGATCCCGGCCTACTTCGAAGGCGGTCAGATGCCGCTGGTGCGGCGTGTGCCCAAACGGGGCTTCCGCAATCCGTTCCGCACGGAATACCGGGTGATCAACGTGGGCGATCTGGCCCGCTGGATCGAGGCCGGGCGGCTTTCGGCCGAGGCGCCGATCACGCCGGAGACGCTGGTGGCCGCCGGACTGGCCCGCAAACGCGACCGCATCAAGATTCTGGGCGACGGCGAACTGTCGGTGGCGCTCCAGATTTCGGCGCATGCCTTCAGCGCCTCGGCCCGGCAGAAGATCGAAGCGGCCGGTGGAACGGCCACGGTAATCGCCTGA
- the secY gene encoding preprotein translocase subunit SecY, whose amino-acid sequence MAGFTESIRNIWKIEELRQRVLYTLGLLVVYRLGTYVTLPGVDAHILAEVNRQAGTNNLFGLIDLFVGGAFSQAGIFALGIMPYITASIIIQLMGAVVPYFQKLQREGEEGRRKITQLTRYLTVAITALQAVGYAINLRYGATGQAIVVSPAFFMLIAVIVLTAGTVFVMWLGERITENGIGNGISLIIMVSIIAFLPQAVYNEFTLKDNLFIVLLELAVFVVITAGVVLVTQGTRRIPVQYAKRVVGRRVYGGVTQYLPLRVNAAGVMPIIFAQSIMFVPATIATFFPGSDFMQQFGSFFSDISGWGYSSLFFLLVVFFTYFYTAIAVNPREMADTLKRQGGFIPGVRPGKQTSEFIDTILTRITLPGAIFLGIVAIIPAFAMRAGVTAGFAHFFGGTSLLIIVGVMLDTLQQIESHLLMRHYEGFMKGSRVRGRRF is encoded by the coding sequence ATGGCGGGTTTCACGGAAAGCATTCGCAACATCTGGAAGATCGAAGAGCTCCGGCAGCGCGTGCTCTACACGCTCGGGCTGCTGGTCGTCTACCGGCTCGGCACCTACGTGACGCTGCCGGGCGTCGATGCCCACATCCTGGCCGAGGTCAACCGCCAGGCCGGCACGAACAACCTGTTCGGCCTGATCGACCTGTTCGTCGGCGGCGCCTTCTCGCAGGCCGGCATCTTCGCGCTGGGCATCATGCCCTACATCACCGCCTCCATCATCATCCAGCTCATGGGCGCGGTGGTGCCCTACTTCCAGAAGTTGCAGCGTGAAGGCGAAGAGGGCCGCCGCAAGATCACGCAGCTCACGCGCTACCTGACCGTCGCCATCACGGCGCTGCAGGCCGTGGGCTATGCGATCAACCTGCGCTACGGCGCCACCGGACAGGCCATCGTGGTCAGTCCGGCCTTTTTTATGCTGATCGCCGTCATCGTGCTGACGGCCGGTACCGTTTTCGTGATGTGGCTCGGCGAACGCATCACGGAAAACGGCATCGGCAACGGCATCTCGCTCATCATCATGGTGAGCATCATCGCCTTCCTGCCGCAGGCCGTCTACAACGAATTCACGCTGAAAGACAACCTGTTCATCGTGCTGCTGGAGCTGGCCGTCTTCGTGGTGATCACGGCCGGGGTGGTGCTGGTAACGCAGGGGACGCGCCGCATCCCCGTGCAGTATGCCAAACGGGTGGTCGGGCGCCGCGTCTACGGCGGCGTCACGCAGTATTTGCCGCTGCGCGTCAACGCGGCCGGCGTGATGCCGATCATCTTCGCGCAGTCGATCATGTTCGTGCCGGCCACGATCGCCACGTTCTTCCCCGGCAGTGATTTCATGCAGCAGTTCGGGAGCTTTTTCTCGGACATCTCGGGCTGGGGCTATTCCTCCCTGTTTTTCCTGCTGGTCGTGTTCTTTACCTACTTCTACACGGCCATTGCCGTGAACCCGCGCGAGATGGCCGACACGCTCAAGCGGCAGGGTGGCTTCATTCCCGGGGTGCGTCCGGGCAAGCAGACCAGCGAGTTCATCGACACGATCCTGACCCGGATCACGCTGCCGGGCGCCATCTTTCTGGGCATCGTGGCGATCATTCCGGCCTTTGCCATGCGGGCGGGCGTGACGGCGGGATTTGCCCACTTTTTCGGCGGAACCAGCCTGCTCATCATCGTGGGGGTGATGCTCGACACGCTGCAGCAGATCGAAAGCCATCTGCTGATGCGTCACTACGAGGGCTTCATGAAAGGCTCGCGCGTGCGGGGACGACGGTTCTAA
- the infA gene encoding translation initiation factor IF-1, with the protein MAKQKPITQDGEVIEALPNAQFRVRLDNGHEILGILSGKMRMHYIKILPGDRVKVELSPYDLTKGRIVYRYK; encoded by the coding sequence ATGGCGAAACAGAAACCCATTACACAGGACGGTGAAGTGATCGAGGCGCTGCCCAATGCCCAGTTTCGCGTGCGGCTGGACAACGGCCACGAGATCCTGGGCATTCTTTCGGGCAAGATGCGCATGCACTACATCAAGATTCTGCCGGGCGACCGCGTCAAAGTCGAACTGTCGCCCTACGACCTGACCAAAGGACGCATCGTGTATCGTTATAAATAA
- the rplV gene encoding 50S ribosomal protein L22 gives MEARAINKYIRSSPRKMRVVVNAVRGKRVAEALAILRHLPHRAARPVEKTIRSAVYNLIEKNAEERIDEAALVIREIRVDDGPRLKRWRAAPRGRAVPIRRRMSHLTVVVATTEPEAEA, from the coding sequence ATGGAAGCCAGAGCCATCAACAAATACATTCGGAGTTCGCCGCGCAAGATGCGCGTGGTGGTCAACGCCGTGCGTGGCAAGCGGGTGGCCGAAGCACTGGCCATCCTGCGGCACCTGCCGCACCGGGCGGCACGCCCCGTCGAAAAGACCATCCGCTCGGCCGTTTACAACTTGATCGAGAAGAATGCGGAGGAGCGCATCGACGAGGCGGCCCTGGTGATCCGGGAGATTCGCGTGGACGATGGACCGCGGCTCAAGCGCTGGCGTGCGGCACCCCGCGGGCGGGCGGTGCCCATCCGGCGGCGCATGAGTCATCTGACGGTCGTAGTGGCCACCACCGAGCCCGAAGCGGAAGCCTGA
- the rplW gene encoding 50S ribosomal protein L23: MSKHPILIRPLVTEKLSQQMDEGRYAFIVAKDANKIEIRKAVEAMYPGVRVQKVRTMIMPGKRRRQFSRRGVAEGRTGSYKKAIVTLTPDSPRIDFFENV, encoded by the coding sequence ATGAGCAAGCATCCGATTTTGATCCGTCCGCTGGTGACGGAAAAGCTCTCGCAGCAGATGGACGAAGGGCGTTACGCCTTCATCGTGGCGAAAGACGCCAACAAAATCGAAATCCGCAAGGCCGTCGAGGCCATGTATCCGGGCGTCAGGGTCCAGAAGGTGCGCACGATGATCATGCCCGGTAAGCGCCGCCGGCAGTTTTCGCGCCGGGGTGTGGCCGAAGGCCGTACCGGATCCTACAAAAAAGCCATCGTGACGCTGACGCCCGACAGTCCTCGGATCGACTTCTTCGAAAACGTGTGA
- the rpsC gene encoding 30S ribosomal protein S3: MGQKTHPIGFRLGVIRGWFSSWYAEKDLPEKLIEDEEIRRYLQARLKRAGLSRVVIERTPKRVILTLHTSRPGVVIGRGGQEVEKLREELQKLTGKEIQINISEIKRPELDASLVAQNIAQQLEGRVSFRRAMKQAITAAMRMGAQGIRIKVSGRLGGAEMSRTEQYLEGRVPLHTLRANIDYAQATAYTIYGTIGVKVWIFLGEIIGKPDLSPNALMQRQQQQTFEQPERRRRRRARRAGRRAAEDES; encoded by the coding sequence ATGGGTCAGAAAACACACCCGATAGGATTTCGCCTGGGCGTCATCCGCGGCTGGTTCTCCAGCTGGTATGCGGAAAAGGACCTGCCGGAGAAGCTGATCGAGGACGAGGAGATCCGGCGCTATCTGCAGGCGCGACTCAAGCGGGCCGGCCTGAGCCGGGTGGTGATCGAGCGCACCCCGAAGCGGGTGATCCTCACGCTCCATACCAGCCGGCCGGGCGTCGTCATCGGCCGCGGTGGCCAGGAGGTCGAGAAGCTCCGGGAAGAGCTGCAGAAACTGACCGGCAAGGAGATCCAGATCAACATCAGCGAGATCAAGCGGCCGGAGCTGGATGCCAGCCTGGTGGCGCAGAACATCGCGCAGCAGCTGGAGGGCCGCGTCTCCTTCCGCCGGGCCATGAAGCAGGCCATCACGGCGGCCATGCGTATGGGCGCCCAGGGCATCCGTATCAAGGTGTCCGGCCGTCTGGGGGGCGCCGAAATGAGCCGCACCGAGCAGTACCTGGAGGGACGCGTGCCGCTGCATACGCTCCGGGCCAATATCGACTACGCGCAGGCGACGGCCTACACGATCTACGGCACGATCGGCGTCAAGGTGTGGATCTTCCTGGGCGAGATCATTGGCAAGCCGGATCTGAGCCCGAACGCCCTGATGCAGCGGCAACAGCAGCAGACCTTCGAGCAGCCCGAACGTCGGCGTCGGCGTCGTGCACGGCGGGCCGGTCGCCGCGCTGCCGAAGACGAGAGCTAA
- the rplR gene encoding 50S ribosomal protein L18, translating into MINELKHKKERRARVKRGLKKKIRGTPERPRLCVYRSNKHIYAQVIDDTRGHTLAAASSLEKDMPSGTKTEISREVGRRVAQRALAANVTQVVFDRNAYKYHGRVKALAEGAREGGLQF; encoded by the coding sequence ATGATCAACGAACTCAAGCACAAGAAGGAACGGCGGGCGCGCGTCAAGCGTGGCCTGAAGAAAAAAATCCGCGGTACGCCCGAGCGCCCGCGCCTGTGCGTGTATCGGTCGAACAAGCACATTTACGCGCAGGTGATCGACGACACGCGTGGCCATACGCTGGCGGCCGCCTCCAGCCTTGAGAAAGACATGCCTTCCGGCACCAAAACGGAGATCAGCCGGGAGGTGGGGCGGCGGGTGGCCCAGCGGGCGCTGGCCGCGAACGTGACGCAGGTGGTATTCGATCGGAACGCCTACAAATATCATGGCCGGGTAAAGGCGCTGGCCGAAGGCGCGCGTGAAGGCGGCCTTCAGTTCTGA
- the rpsH gene encoding 30S ribosomal protein S8: MSGITDPIADYLARLRNAQMARKVYVDVPASKLKRAITQILVDKGYVQRYLDIDDGKQGLLRIYLKYDRNGNPAIRELQRVSKPGRRQYVGADELPRVRNGLGIAIISTSQGVMTDKEARKLHIGGEVLAYVF; encoded by the coding sequence ATGAGTGGGATTACAGATCCGATTGCCGACTACCTGGCCCGTCTGCGCAATGCGCAGATGGCGCGCAAGGTGTACGTCGACGTGCCCGCTTCCAAACTGAAGCGGGCTATCACCCAGATTCTGGTGGACAAGGGCTATGTGCAGCGGTACCTGGATATCGATGACGGAAAGCAGGGCCTGCTGCGCATCTACCTGAAATACGACCGGAACGGCAATCCGGCGATCCGGGAGCTGCAGCGCGTCTCCAAGCCGGGGCGCCGCCAGTACGTGGGGGCCGATGAACTGCCCCGCGTGCGCAACGGCCTGGGCATTGCCATAATCTCGACCTCCCAGGGCGTGATGACCGACAAGGAGGCGCGCAAGCTGCACATTGGCGGCGAGGTCCTGGCCTACGTGTTCTAA
- the rplB gene encoding 50S ribosomal protein L2, with the protein MPIRRRKPITPGQRQYSVSTFEEITRDTPEKSLLAPLKKHAGRNNQGRITTRHQGGGHKRRYRIIDFRRDKDGIPARVVSIEYDPNRSARIALLAYADGEKRYIIAPNEIKVGQTVMNGPDAPPEPGNCLPLEKIPVGSYVHCIEMKPGKGAQIARAAGTYAQVMAREGKYATLRLPSGEIRLIHVKCRATIGTTSNADHMNIDLGKAGRSRWLGIRPKVRGVAMNPIDHPMGGGEGRHSGGHPRSPWGQPAKGYKTRKRNKPSDKYILRRRNAAK; encoded by the coding sequence ATGCCGATTCGCAGACGGAAACCGATAACCCCTGGTCAGCGCCAGTATTCGGTTTCGACGTTTGAGGAGATCACCAGGGATACGCCCGAGAAAAGCCTGCTGGCGCCGCTGAAAAAGCACGCCGGCCGTAACAACCAGGGCCGGATCACCACGCGCCATCAGGGCGGAGGCCACAAGCGTCGCTACCGTATCATCGATTTCAGGCGGGACAAGGACGGCATCCCGGCCCGCGTGGTCAGCATCGAATACGACCCGAACCGTTCGGCGCGCATCGCGCTGCTGGCCTATGCCGACGGCGAAAAGCGCTACATCATCGCACCGAACGAAATCAAGGTCGGCCAGACTGTGATGAACGGGCCGGACGCGCCGCCCGAGCCGGGCAACTGCCTGCCGCTCGAGAAAATTCCGGTGGGCTCCTACGTGCACTGCATCGAGATGAAGCCCGGCAAAGGCGCGCAGATTGCCCGGGCGGCCGGTACTTATGCGCAGGTGATGGCCCGTGAAGGGAAATACGCCACGCTGCGCCTGCCTTCCGGAGAGATTCGCCTGATCCACGTGAAGTGCCGGGCAACGATCGGCACCACGAGCAACGCCGACCACATGAATATCGATCTCGGAAAGGCCGGCCGCAGCCGCTGGCTGGGGATTCGGCCCAAAGTGCGCGGTGTGGCCATGAACCCCATCGATCACCCGATGGGTGGTGGCGAAGGGCGGCACTCCGGTGGACATCCGCGTTCGCCGTGGGGCCAGCCGGCCAAGGGCTACAAGACCCGCAAGCGCAACAAACCTTCGGACAAATACATCCTGCGTCGTCGCAATGCGGCCAAGTAA
- the map gene encoding type I methionyl aminopeptidase yields MIHIKTEKEIDILRQCAELVGRTLGEVARYIRPGVATAELDAIAEDFIRTQGAEPAFKGYRVGRLVYPATLCVSVNDQVVHGIPGDYKLKEGDLVSVDCGVRYRGFYGDSAYTFGVGELDPENVRLCRVTYEALDKGIAQAVAGKRIGDISHAIQRHCEAAGYGVVRALVGHGIGRRLHEEPQVPNVGRPGTGRRLRVGMTLCVEPMVNRGTYEVRVGDDGWTVYTADGQPSAHYEHMVVVRAGRPEVLTTFAYIEEVVEAPYKQTIASPHGETETHYTGR; encoded by the coding sequence ATGATCCATATCAAAACCGAAAAAGAAATCGACATCCTGCGTCAGTGCGCCGAGCTGGTGGGACGCACGCTGGGGGAGGTGGCGCGCTACATCCGACCGGGTGTGGCCACGGCCGAGCTGGACGCCATCGCCGAAGATTTCATCCGGACGCAGGGTGCTGAACCGGCCTTCAAAGGCTACCGGGTGGGCCGGCTGGTCTATCCGGCCACGCTGTGCGTGTCGGTAAACGACCAGGTGGTGCACGGCATCCCGGGCGACTATAAGCTCAAAGAAGGGGATCTGGTGTCGGTGGATTGCGGGGTGCGGTATCGTGGCTTCTATGGCGACAGCGCCTACACCTTCGGGGTGGGCGAGCTGGACCCGGAGAACGTCCGTCTCTGCCGGGTTACCTACGAGGCGCTCGACAAAGGCATTGCGCAGGCGGTGGCCGGCAAACGCATCGGCGACATCAGCCACGCGATTCAGCGGCATTGCGAGGCGGCGGGCTATGGCGTGGTGCGGGCGCTGGTGGGGCACGGCATCGGCCGCCGTCTGCACGAAGAGCCGCAGGTGCCCAACGTGGGGCGGCCGGGTACAGGCCGACGGCTCCGTGTGGGGATGACGCTCTGCGTGGAACCCATGGTCAATCGCGGAACGTATGAGGTGCGCGTCGGCGACGACGGATGGACCGTCTACACGGCCGACGGGCAGCCCTCGGCCCACTACGAACACATGGTCGTGGTACGGGCCGGGCGGCCGGAAGTGCTGACGACGTTTGCCTACATCGAAGAGGTAGTCGAAGCGCCCTACAAACAGACCATCGCATCCCCACATGGCGAAACAGAAACCCATTACACAGGACGGTGA
- the rplX gene encoding 50S ribosomal protein L24, with amino-acid sequence MPRTKNKQPKLHVKRGDLVRVIAGNDKGKEGRILRVFPKKQRVIVEGVNLRIRHVRPSPQYPQGGRIQQEMPIHVSNVMPLDSNGRPTRVGRKWVEDPATGRGRWVRYAKTTGEELDR; translated from the coding sequence ATGCCGCGTACAAAAAATAAACAACCCAAGCTGCACGTAAAACGAGGCGATCTGGTGCGCGTGATCGCCGGCAACGATAAAGGCAAGGAAGGGCGCATCCTGCGCGTCTTTCCGAAAAAGCAGCGCGTCATCGTGGAAGGCGTGAACCTGCGCATCCGCCACGTGCGGCCCAGCCCTCAGTACCCGCAGGGCGGGCGCATCCAGCAGGAAATGCCCATCCACGTCTCGAACGTCATGCCGCTCGACAGCAACGGGCGGCCCACGCGGGTCGGTCGTAAGTGGGTGGAAGACCCGGCTACGGGACGGGGCCGCTGGGTGCGTTACGCGAAAACGACGGGCGAGGAGTTGGACCGCTGA
- the rpsN gene encoding 30S ribosomal protein S14 produces MAKKSWMAREKKRRELVAKYAEKRRQLKEAGDWIGLQKLPRNSSPVRLRNRCPLTGRARGYLRKFGVSRIVFREMALEGKIPGVRKASW; encoded by the coding sequence ATGGCGAAAAAAAGCTGGATGGCGCGCGAGAAAAAGCGCCGCGAACTGGTAGCCAAATACGCGGAGAAGCGGCGTCAGCTCAAAGAAGCAGGCGACTGGATCGGCCTGCAGAAGCTGCCGCGCAACTCCAGCCCGGTCCGGCTGCGGAATCGCTGTCCGCTGACGGGACGGGCTCGGGGCTACCTGCGCAAGTTCGGCGTCTCGCGTATCGTCTTCCGTGAAATGGCCCTCGAAGGGAAGATTCCAGGGGTTCGCAAAGCCAGCTGGTAA
- the rpsS gene encoding 30S ribosomal protein S19: MARSLKKGPYVHYKLLKKVEELNRSGQKKVIKTWSRASMIIPEFVGHTFAVHNGRQFIPVYITENMVGHRLGEFAPTRTFRGHAGDKKDKRGRR, encoded by the coding sequence ATGGCGCGTTCGCTGAAAAAAGGACCCTACGTCCATTATAAACTGCTCAAGAAGGTCGAGGAGCTCAACCGGTCCGGCCAGAAGAAGGTGATCAAAACCTGGAGCCGGGCCTCGATGATCATTCCCGAGTTTGTCGGCCATACGTTCGCCGTGCACAACGGCCGGCAATTCATCCCGGTCTATATCACGGAGAACATGGTCGGGCACCGGTTGGGCGAGTTTGCGCCGACGCGGACCTTCCGCGGGCATGCCGGCGACAAGAAAGACAAGCGTGGCCGTCGATAA
- the rpmD gene encoding 50S ribosomal protein L30: MAAKKQKKLKITQVRSVIDYPERQRRTLEALGLRRIGRTVVHDDTPQIRGMIKKVEHLVRVEEIEA, from the coding sequence ATGGCGGCAAAAAAACAGAAAAAGCTGAAAATCACGCAGGTCCGCAGCGTGATCGACTATCCGGAGCGGCAGCGCCGCACCCTGGAAGCACTGGGCCTGCGACGCATTGGCCGGACGGTGGTCCACGACGACACGCCCCAGATCCGGGGCATGATCAAGAAGGTGGAGCACCTGGTACGCGTTGAAGAAATTGAAGCATAA
- the rplN gene encoding 50S ribosomal protein L14, translating into MIQQESRLVVADNSGAKELLCIRVLGGSHKRYARVGDKIVASVKSVIPGGSVKKGDVVKAVVVRTKKEYRRPDGTYIRFDDNAAVLINNQDEPIGTRIFGPVARELRDKQFMRIVSLAPEVV; encoded by the coding sequence ATGATTCAGCAGGAAAGCAGACTGGTGGTCGCCGACAACAGCGGGGCGAAAGAATTGCTCTGCATCCGCGTGCTGGGCGGCAGCCACAAGCGCTACGCCCGCGTCGGCGACAAGATCGTCGCTTCGGTCAAATCGGTCATTCCTGGGGGGAGCGTAAAGAAGGGCGACGTGGTCAAAGCCGTCGTCGTCCGCACCAAGAAAGAATACCGCCGCCCGGACGGAACCTACATTCGCTTCGACGACAACGCGGCGGTATTGATCAACAACCAGGACGAACCGATCGGGACCCGTATCTTCGGGCCTGTGGCGCGTGAGCTGCGCGACAAGCAGTTCATGCGCATCGTTTCGCTGGCCCCTGAGGTGGTCTGA
- the rpsQ gene encoding 30S ribosomal protein S17 — translation MANEQQTQKTQRGRRKERIGVVVSNKMDKTITVAVERLVKHPLYGKYIKRTTKLMAHDEHNEANEGDVVRIMETRPLSKHKRWRLVEIIERAKKIQREETP, via the coding sequence ATGGCTAACGAACAGCAGACGCAGAAGACGCAGCGCGGACGCCGAAAAGAGCGGATCGGCGTGGTCGTCAGCAACAAAATGGATAAGACGATCACGGTCGCCGTCGAGCGACTCGTCAAACATCCGCTCTACGGCAAATACATCAAGCGTACGACGAAACTGATGGCCCACGACGAGCACAACGAGGCCAACGAGGGCGACGTGGTCCGCATCATGGAAACGCGGCCGCTCTCGAAGCACAAGCGGTGGCGCCTCGTCGAGATTATCGAGCGGGCTAAGAAAATCCAGCGAGAAGAAACGCCATGA
- the rpmC gene encoding 50S ribosomal protein L29, translating to MKPKEIRAMSLEEIAQRIRSEEQELRQLRFQHAVAQLENPMLLRNKRRLIARLKTIYNEKLREARQASVNE from the coding sequence ATGAAGCCGAAAGAAATCCGTGCAATGAGCCTGGAAGAAATCGCCCAGCGCATTCGAAGCGAAGAGCAGGAACTGCGCCAGCTTCGGTTTCAGCATGCCGTGGCGCAGCTCGAAAATCCCATGCTGCTGCGCAACAAACGGCGGCTTATTGCACGGTTGAAGACGATTTACAACGAAAAACTCCGGGAAGCCCGGCAGGCTTCCGTGAACGAATAA
- the rplE gene encoding 50S ribosomal protein L5 codes for MTYVPRLKKKYREEVVPALMKQFGYRNVMQVPRLVKICVNKGVGEAAQNKKVLDDAIEEIRLITGQHPVVRRAKKSISNFKLRKGMPVGVSVTLRGDRMFEFFDRLVTLALPRMRDFRGVSDRSFDGRGNYTLGIPEQIIFPEIDVDKVDRISGFDITFVTTAKTDEEAYALLKLLGMPFVRREEPQAKAA; via the coding sequence ATGACCTACGTTCCTCGACTGAAGAAAAAATACCGGGAAGAGGTGGTACCCGCCCTGATGAAACAGTTCGGGTACCGCAACGTGATGCAGGTGCCGCGCCTGGTCAAGATCTGCGTCAACAAAGGCGTGGGCGAGGCGGCCCAGAACAAAAAGGTGCTGGACGACGCGATCGAAGAAATCCGACTGATCACCGGCCAGCACCCGGTCGTGCGGCGCGCTAAGAAAAGCATCTCGAACTTCAAGCTACGCAAGGGCATGCCCGTCGGCGTATCGGTCACGCTGCGCGGCGACCGGATGTTCGAGTTCTTCGACCGCCTCGTCACGCTGGCCCTTCCCCGGATGCGCGACTTCCGGGGCGTTTCGGACCGCAGCTTCGACGGGCGCGGCAATTACACGCTGGGCATTCCCGAGCAGATTATTTTCCCCGAAATCGACGTGGATAAAGTCGATCGCATCAGCGGCTTCGACATCACGTTCGTGACCACGGCGAAGACGGACGAAGAGGCCTATGCGCTGCTGAAGCTGCTGGGCATGCCGTTCGTCCGCCGCGAAGAACCTCAAGCAAAGGCAGCATAA
- the rplP gene encoding 50S ribosomal protein L16, whose protein sequence is MLMPRRTKYRKQQKGRIKGLASRGTQIEFGDFGIKALEPARITSRQIEAARVAITRKLRRTGKVYIRIFPDKPVTKKPAEVRMGKGKGSVEFWVAVVEPGRILFEVGGVPEELAREALRLASHKLPIKTKFVKRPELMAAPQGR, encoded by the coding sequence ATGTTAATGCCCCGACGTACCAAGTACCGCAAGCAGCAGAAAGGCCGTATCAAAGGCCTGGCTTCGCGCGGTACGCAGATAGAGTTTGGCGACTTCGGGATCAAAGCGCTTGAGCCGGCACGCATCACGTCGCGGCAGATCGAGGCGGCCCGTGTGGCCATCACCCGTAAGCTGCGGCGTACCGGGAAGGTGTACATCCGCATCTTTCCGGACAAACCCGTGACCAAAAAACCGGCCGAAGTCCGTATGGGTAAAGGGAAGGGCTCGGTCGAGTTCTGGGTGGCGGTCGTGGAGCCGGGGCGCATCCTCTTCGAAGTGGGCGGCGTGCCGGAAGAGCTGGCCCGCGAGGCGCTTCGACTGGCTTCGCACAAGCTGCCCATTAAAACCAAGTTCGTCAAGCGGCCAGAACTCATGGCCGCTCCGCAGGGACGCTAA
- the rplF gene encoding 50S ribosomal protein L6, which produces MSRIGRLPIHLPDGVRVEVAPNNVVTVTGPKGTLTLQVDPDITVEVADKTVRVLRPTEQKRHRAMHGLYRALIQNMVTGVTEGYRKELEIIGIGFRASMSGNMLELALGYSHPIYFVPPEGIKLSVRSERGSNPIVIVEGIDKQLVGEVAAKIRALRPPEPYKGKGIRYVGEYVRRKAGKTAGR; this is translated from the coding sequence ATGTCGCGGATAGGGAGACTGCCGATCCATCTGCCCGACGGCGTGCGCGTCGAAGTGGCCCCGAACAATGTGGTGACCGTCACGGGCCCCAAAGGGACGCTCACGCTGCAGGTGGATCCGGACATTACCGTGGAAGTCGCGGATAAAACCGTACGGGTACTCCGGCCCACCGAGCAGAAGCGCCACCGCGCGATGCACGGGCTTTACCGCGCCCTGATCCAGAACATGGTGACGGGCGTAACCGAAGGCTACCGCAAGGAGTTGGAAATCATCGGGATCGGCTTCCGCGCTTCGATGTCGGGCAACATGCTGGAACTGGCACTGGGTTACTCGCACCCGATTTACTTCGTGCCGCCGGAAGGCATCAAACTGTCGGTGCGTAGCGAGCGCGGGAGCAACCCGATCGTCATTGTAGAGGGTATCGACAAGCAACTGGTCGGAGAAGTGGCGGCCAAGATCCGCGCCCTGCGGCCGCCGGAGCCCTACAAGGGCAAAGGTATCCGCTACGTGGGCGAGTACGTGCGGCGCAAGGCGGGCAAGACGGCTGGCCGCTAA
- the rpsE gene encoding 30S ribosomal protein S5 — protein sequence MARQKNRNNRGRRRQRQRAAEEQQQWIERLVSVKRVAKVVQGGRRFSFSAVVVVGDGNGLVGSGVGKAREVADAIAKATENAKKNLIRVPIRRGTIPHPVIGRQDAARVLLKPASPGTGVIAGSGARAVLECAGITDVLCKALGSTNPYNLVAATVNALEQLEDPLEVAQRRGVPLQKVFEG from the coding sequence ATGGCACGGCAGAAAAATCGTAACAACCGCGGTCGTCGTCGACAGCGCCAGCGTGCTGCCGAAGAGCAGCAGCAGTGGATCGAACGCCTGGTGTCGGTCAAACGGGTGGCCAAGGTCGTGCAGGGCGGCCGGCGCTTCTCCTTCAGCGCCGTGGTCGTGGTGGGCGATGGCAACGGACTGGTCGGCTCCGGCGTGGGCAAGGCGCGCGAAGTGGCCGATGCCATCGCCAAGGCCACCGAAAACGCCAAGAAAAACCTGATCCGCGTGCCGATCCGGCGCGGGACGATTCCCCATCCGGTGATCGGACGTCAGGACGCGGCGCGCGTGCTGCTGAAGCCGGCCTCGCCCGGTACCGGGGTCATTGCCGGCAGCGGCGCCCGCGCCGTGCTGGAGTGTGCCGGCATCACCGACGTGCTCTGCAAGGCGCTGGGGTCGACGAACCCCTACAACCTCGTGGCGGCGACCGTCAACGCCCTCGAGCAGCTGGAAGACCCGCTGGAGGTCGCCCAGCGCCGGGGCGTCCCGCTGCAGAAGGTGTTCGAAGGGTAA